atTTTATTTCTGTATCTGATAGTGTTGAAAAATGTCTGCTGTAAGAATGCACGACTTATCTGAAACTGTTTCAAAATGGCATTTTGTAGATCTTATATGAGATATTTTCATCtaaaaattatttattaataaaagaCCACATCCATAGCTGTAGCTTGAAAAATCAATATAATGAAATGGTGAATTTCGGCACCTGTTTTTCATGGTCCCCCACTTTTTGCCTGGCAGCGCGTGTCGCTGATGGATTATACGGCGTTATTGCAATGTAGCTGGCCTCAACCCTGAAATTAGCGGCCGCGTGTCAAGGGAAATAAACTCCCAGGATCCTTGGGCCTTTTGTGCAGGTGGACAATAGCCCCTTGCATGTGAAAAGAGCCCCCCTCAACCGTGACAGGGTCCCTCTTTGTCTCCTCGGTCATCGCAGCTTTTGTCCCACTCTGCTCTGATGTCTTCCTTTATCTCAGGGAGTTTGCAGACACATTCTGAACATAATTTACAGTAGagcccccccacctcctccttaTCGGCACCAGAgcgccccccaaaaaataccATAACATCAGGCCCCTTCATGTCAAGACCCCGGTCCTTACCGTACCTGTCTGTGGAAATAACTGAACTTTATGTTTTGGTGAGTGGCGTCCATTGTCAGGGTGTGGggaagggggggcactcggtcacACATGGAAGAGGAAGTGGGTTAACGGCTGAAGGGCCCCGATGAAACTCCCTGGACATGCGAGTCGGCCATAAAGCTGCTCATATAGAGCGGATGCTCAACTGAAAGTTGGACGGAATGAATGAGTTTCAAGGGCCTTAAATCTGTTGAGGTCACAGTCTTGCATCATAAGATGTTTGACGAAGGCGTTTTGGGGCTGTTACATCAAgaggtctgtttttcttttaaaactcTAAAGCTTTTCATGGTGAAAACGCTTGTCTTTCAAAGAAAAATATCTTTCTGGCTCCACTGGTCTGTGAGGACCAGCATTCAACAGGATAATACTTGGTTctatatgacttttttttttgtaaaaatgttGCACTGAAGCCAATGAGGCAAGTCAGGTGGCACTTTTCCATTTAATTTTCAATCCAATTTTCTCCTGTTTTTGAAACTATGTATACAACAAGAAGCTCATTCCTCCACCTGAGACACAGGgtagatctttttttttaatccatgctCTGTCATCACTGTGGAGTTGCCCTataataaagcaaataaataatagtaataaagcCTTTGACAATACATTGTGGTCGCCTCCAAAAAGACAGTAGAAGTGAAACTAAAGTGTTGCTGGACAATAGGATGCAGTTGTAACTGGAGCGTAAAAGCAGTGTGGAAGGAAACCTCGATTTTCCAACTAAACGGAAAATAAATGAGGCTGAAGGTGAGCAGGAGCCGAGGCTTTTGTTTACAATCATGTAAATTGGATCCTGCGGTTCCATTGTTATTCCATTGATTAGGAGAGTCGACCGCCAGCAACGTTTCTCATAAACCGCAGCTTTTATCATCGCCGCCCGAAGCTGGAGGATCCTCACTTCAGACGCCAGTCATCCTTCGCTAACTGTTATGATCGCGTGTCTTTCTGACAAACAACCATCCAAGGAATGTCACCCTGAACCCAAACCTCCTCATGCCGACTTCtcaccccaccccccaccccgcTGCTAACCCCTGCATCCTGCAGTTTAGGGTTAGCGCTGGTGGTCAGTGTGTTAGTGGAGCTTTGTGATGTGGTTGGGGGCAGGAGTGTGGAATGCTGTTCCTCTAGGGGGGGGATGGGTTGAAGGTTATCCTCGTCAGGTTTACCACTCAAACAAGGagggaaaagacaaagaagcaTTAAGTGATGGTGGCTTTTCTCATGCGGGCTGGTGGGCTATCACCTGATAACACACCTGATAACTCCTCTGACATGGGGGGAGGTATGGGGTGCGGTTAGTCCTGATCTGAAATGTAAAGTTGTTGAATTTGTTTGCAGAGCAAGTTGCACATGGAAGGCTTCCGCAGCTTGAAGGAGGGCGAGGCCGTCGAGTTCACCTTTAAGAAGTCGTCCAAGGGTCTGGAGTCGCAGAGGGTGACGGGACCAGGGGGCATCCACTGTCTGGGGAGCGAGCGGCGACCCAAAGGCAAGAAAGTGCAGAAACGACGATCTAAAGGCGACCGGTAAGTGATAACTGTGCCTCATGAGTACATGAGAAACACTGAGCTTCCATGCTACAAAAATGGTGTTGGctgagtgtaaaaacagtggAAGAAAAACCAGGGAACAGGAGGGTGAAGACGCTGGACTCTCACCATTGGCACCACTGTTGAAATTCTAACAACCACATTCCATTCGTAGCTGTGCTTTCTGAAGATGGGTTTCTTAGTTCTGAGCGGAGCAGAGCATGAGCTGCAGCGGACACGTGACTGACGGTTCAAAATCATTCCAAGTGGATCTCCAGAACTTCACCAAAATCACAATGCGATAGACAAATggccatttaaaaaaacttcattGTAGGAAACAGAATTTCAGATTTCTGTCATTTCATTGGTGTATTAGCGCCACCAAGCGTCCGGCTGTTTTGAACCAACCTGTTCATGTCTAGGTCAGCAACCTCAGTATTCAAGATTGAGAGATGTGCTCACGCTAGAGTAGAACAATGACTACAGCCGTACTAAGGAAGGTAACCAGGTGGCAACCAAGTCAATTCCCACTAGGTGGAAAAGCGAGAAATCACAGAGGGAACCATGGGATTTTTGAGCAATctgagctctctctctcttcaacggttgcagtgcattatgggcaTCAGTTGTGGGCTGTGGTACATTGTGAGATGGATGTGATCAACAGGCCTTGGGTCTGAACTGTGAACAACTTGTGAGCTGTGGATACTGCTAAACTGAGAATTGACTGACTCAATGTTGCAGTCCTTAGCtatcattaaataaaacacattagtGGATGTTCACCTCATGATCGAATGGCGCTGTAGTTGGATTGCTAAAATGTGCCGACAGGTTTGTTTGACTTCCTTCTTGCAACCTGACTCATTGTTGTGACCAGTGATATCCAACACTGTTTTTAGCTTCCCTTTAattttccttcctcttcctgcacCGCCAACCCCCACCTCCTTTACCGGCAAGGGTCACACCAGCAGGGTTGCCGTGTGACCTGGATCAATAACTGTTTAAATCTGCTGGCCCCTGGTGAATTCACACCCAACGGCTCTCTCTAAATCTCATCCACCAATCACGCTCTGGAACCACATTAAAGTCAATTTATTATAATGGTCTTAATTTGACGGAGGGCTTGGTGGAGAGGGACCTGTTGGGTGGCTCTCCGACCGGTGAGGGAAACTATCATTCCCTTTGTCCCcttgtttttgcttcttttgGGCTCAATATTTGGACGTCGTTGGTTTTCAGGGTTAGGGGTGTTGTCAACTTCACCCCACTGTCAGTTGTGATTAGAGCCAGAGAGTAGTCAGTGTGAGAACAGAGATCATTACTGCTTCAAAGAGCCCTGAGAGGCCTGCAGTGGCTCAATAAATCTCCGCAGACCACACTGATCTACGGATAAGATATCGCTCCCCCATGGCAAATTTCACCGTGCTGTGTTGTGATGCCATTCATCGATGGGATCGGATCATCTTTCGAACGGCggaagtgtgagtgtgtgtgtgtgtgtgtgagacttgtCTGAATTCTTGGGTTCATGTGTGGCCTGGGACATTTTTTTTGAGTGGATATTTCtgaatgaagtttaaaaaaaaaaaactcctgtcCATTTAATTGATAACAGATGCAAGAGCCGAGGCAAGCGGGTGAAAGGTCACTGTTGTCATAGCAACAGTGTATGAGTAAATGTAAGAGGACGGGGGGCGGGGGATTGGACTCTAGGGTTAAAGAACTGAGGAGAAGGTGGGAGgaagggtggggggggggtcaAGGTTCAGAGGTCATTACTGCAGCTTTTCCAAGACAAAGGACCACTTCCCATTCCCtccacttgcctcctgatggaTGCTCATATAGGGAGGTTCTGCCATGTGATGGTATAGACTTTGACATGGGTGCCACAAAGCCGGTGACCCTGCAGTGGACGCCCCTGTCCGCCGCTCATTTGCTACTTCAATGGTGGCAGTGGCAGTAGCTGACCGCTGGACGCCCACCATGCATCTGTCTTCGACCCGGAGGACGCGTGGCCATTCTAAAGATATGACTCCTTATGGTGGCCGCTGACCACACGTGTCCATCACTGCTCGGGTTCAATGCCGACAGAAGCGGTGGCCTTGCTTCTGTCCAGCTGCTCAGCGGAGACCGCAAGTTCTTCCTTTTCTTTCGAAGGGTCGAGGGCATCACGAGAACAGGGCCACCATTCACCCCTGGCCTGACCAGTGCAATAgctgtataaaataaaattaaaaaaacaattctaaTATCCTtaatgttttagattcatttttattttacttttgtcaTGTCAGGGTTTCAACCactgtttcatttattattattattatgattattttttcatttatctttCCAAcatttttaggaaaaaaaaactttcctgtGGTCAACTCAAATGGCGTTATTCCTGTTGATTTTATCTCATATAAACATTGATTATTACGAATGTTTTTTGGACGCCGTTTGCCTTCGTGCAGTGTCGTGTGACCTGAAATGCCCTTTACACGGTCGTAAACAAAACGAGTGCTGCCACTTAGTGGCTAAGACATAAAACTACAAGCCACTTTACATCCACAGTATGACGACCACAACTTTCTGCGTCCTTCACAACCTTAGTGTTCATCATCGTCAAATCCTGTCATTCAATAAATCTGAATTTTGAATCGTTTGGAACctgacatgaaaataaatatctatgctgaaaactcgttttgggATCATAAAGGTTATGACTGTCAGTTAATACAATATCATTGCTTtattacagtattattattattattattacagtagtTGTCAATGTTTTTAATGACACCACTGCAGTATATTTTGGATGGTAGTACATTAACAagattttgttatgttttttgaCCTTGCATTGATGAATAACCTTTGCCCTACGGTGATCTTTGCTCTCAGGTGCTACAACTGTGGTGGGCTGGACCACCACGCCAAAGAGTGCAAGTTGCCCCCGCAGCCCAAGAAGTGCCATTTCTGCCAGAGCATCGAGCACATGGTCGCCCACTGCCCAATCAAAGCACAGCAGTCCTCACCGGGTTCTCAGGGAAATGCGTCGTCGGTGAAAGGAGACGAGGAGGAGCACAGCTACCTGGCGCCGCCCCCCGAAAGCTGCGACTAAACGAGGAAGACACTGGAGCCGGTGGTGGAAGCACAGAGAGGCCACAGATGGAGCAGCGGGATGAAGGATCCCCCTTCCACCCCGAGCTTCTTTCAGAACTACCTCAGGTTTATACTCATGAAGAATGTTGCTagagttttctttttgtttttcattttggtgtaACACTCAGGAATACTGCTGAATTATTGCACTCCTTTTCGCCTCACTGCCGAAGAGCAGTGATCTGGGTTGTCTCTCTCGTGGGACCCCCACTCCTTTCTACCATTTACAGTGATGCGTTTCCACATATGCTGCCTTACATTTTTGTCTCCTTCCTGACTGTTACACCTGATGATTCGACAAGGCAGAGAAGTAACAGTCTCCAGTGAATGCCAGCTTGCATGGGGAGGGTTTCTTTAAAAACTATCAGGGATATCAGGGGTGTTTTAGGGTGTAGTTGTAGGCCAAGTATTGGCTCATGCCAATATTGCAAGTGACCATCCAGTTTTCCTGGGGCCAGATGAATGTCAGACCGGAAGTGATTTTTCAGCTTTTGGTCACTTTTCTTTCATGAATACATAACTTTTTTAAAGATGCACAGCAATTTTTTGGTGACTATTTGGTCTGCGACTATACAGTATGAACTCTCATCAGAACCACTGattgtacgttataaatatatatatattcttctcaGGAACCAGTTCAGGGATATGGATTAGATAGCTTGTGTGCTACAGTATTAATGGTTAACATGTCAATACCTTAACTGCTGTGTGTGAATACTACTACTTTTGAAATACCTCATTTTGGATTTGACGGAACTGCAATTGCTGAACGtgtctgtcatcactgctaCTGAAGCTGCATTGACATTACAAGACTCGATATTTATGTCACAAACACCCTCGAATGACAGCCGCTTGCTTGCCCAGAAGAGGTCGCAAGGTTATGGTAAACATAAGTCCAATTTATGAatcacaaaaatgcttttttttaaagtcttgtACTGTGAACGTAGCGAAGTATACTTGACTAAGTTACTGAAGAGGTCCGGCGAGCTCTCCTCTTACTTGAATAAATGAGGCAGAATCACGCATGCTAGTGAGAGCctggtgtttttctgtttgtataTCTGCAATGACCCTCATGTTGGTAGTTATTTAGGACATCACCTCCTTTTTTAACCCGTAAGTGTGGGGTTTATTTTAGCTCAGAAACACCGAGCGTGCACTGAGGAGCCTGTAGAACTAGCTAGCTAAatcagctttttttcttttactcccGTTTTACAGGAGACGCTGATGAGACTTCCAATTAATATATgtaaaatattcttttttttttttaagagaaaagaaatcatgctacgtatttattttcatccaaGAGTGCTGCAGCTTCCCCTCATGCGCATGTTGAAGACTCTCAGCAAAGCAAGTTGATGCAGTAAAAATACAgtcttaaaataatatattccaACACAAACGCAACAGTACGCAGTGCGCTGTTAAGGTACATTGTGTCATGACGACTGAAACTGTGATGTAGTTTTATTTCCTTTTGCCTTGTGTGAAATCTaatccttcttttttttttttttttttaatctatgcCAAGACCAATGCAATGTTACTCTGCACTAATCATGTGTAAgatgcattcatttttctgtATTTAGCTTCACCTCTTTTGAATTTATCAGACTTGAAAGGCATAGCTTTTAAATTTTTGTTCTGGAACTTCAACATACAGCTGCTTTATATTACAAAAATATTTGGCTCAGCTCAGGAAAGTACCAAATCTGAAAACTCAGGGATTGTTTCAGTAAGGTAACGGATTTGAATGAGGTTTTTATTAGTCATCGATATCTAGGATGGGAAAACTAAGGATATGAATTGTTCTCTCAACTCCAATATAATTTTCTTTACTCCCAACATGCCATTATTTGAAGAAgtgttccactttttttttttcctctataaTCGTCGTAGATGGGGATGTAGTAGAAGATCGTGAAAGGGATCGGGGCTAGTAGTATATTCTGTGACGTTGTCTCATCTCAAAATACGGCCGATGTGTCAGACTATCATTGCTTGAGACAAAGAAAATGTCTTCACGGGTGCCATTTGGATTATGTTCCGGTAAAACGCTTGCTTTATCTTTGGTGCAAAAATGGATGCAAACCGCTCTGATTTAGCTGGGACTCCAGATTTTGCTGCCTTAAAAATGCCTCACATTGGCTTATGGTAATAAACAGAATAATGGGACtgtgtcaaaaaaaagaaaaaaatcccctCAATGATGTCATATTGTGATTTGTCAGGTGTTAGATGGGTTTGCTTTACCTTGAAAAGTCTTGGCAGGTGATCTCAGGGTAGTGACtataacatactgtatatggaTTATTTCCTTGCCATGTCTTTTTTGGCGGCCGTTTATCTTTGTTTTGCCGTATGTTATCTGATAAACGGCTCACTCCAGGCAAATTTATTGCTGACGAATGTATCAACGTTTACTGCCATGAAACAATGACTTTGACCTCAGGTGATTATTGGCTAAGTTTGTCAAAGATGAGCAGCATGTGAACTTATTAAATGTGGTTATGCTACTATATGTAAAACTCTGCTCCGTTTCCCAATAAATCTGTCAATATCATGTGTTATCCTGTTGTCATTTCTTTaataaataggaaaaaaaaaccttcataaTTTTTATGCAGACAATTCTCCAGACTGCCACTAGGGGGCGGTATGTCATTGTTTACATCCATAGTCCGAAACTCAATCCAATATGGCTGCCTAGACAGTAGCATGTTAGCAATGTCAAACGCAAAATAGCGAGATTCTGTTAAAACAGGCCTACTTGCTTTACGCTAACGTTCACGTATAAGTTGCTATGCTGTTGCCATTACACAGAGCGTGTCTGAGGAGCCAAGCAGGCCGCATCAGAAGTGGCGCTGCTGTGTATGTGAAACTATTCGGGCTTCGCGATGCTAACGCGTGTCACTTCAGCCAGTCTGCAGGACTCTCGGCACAAACATGCAAAGCTCTTCAGTACACAAACCACGGGGATCCCACTCAAGTCGTCAAGTAAGACCTATGTTCTCTTTAAATGTATGATGCCAACACTTCGTTTCACGGCTAGGGATGAATAGGTTATGGAATGTCCTGacagaaaaactaaaaaatgtaTGTCCGGATCATTCTGCGTGACATTCAGTGTTTTGAGTCCTTGGGTGTCTCACATGAAGAGACCACACTTGCACTTGGTGATCAGTACAATCTCTGCATCTATCTAGAGCATTCCAGAAAGGGCTTCAGTGAATAGTGGAATTCACACAATGGAAGCCAGCTAGTCTCGATGCTATGGTTGACAcgcatttatatttaaaaatgccaCTCAATCTGGAGTTAAtcttttttttgcaaaacagGCTGCAAGATGTTGATGTGCCTAAAGTCCGAGAAAATGACGTTTTAGTTAAAATCCTTGCTGCACCAGTCAATCCCTCGGACATAAACATGATCCAAGGTATGTTTATAATTTAGCCAGTGGAGCAGTGATCTACTCACATTTCACTAACCATCTGTATTTGAATGTTGATGTATGTATAGGGACTTATGCTATTCTACCCAGTCTTCCTGCTGTTGGCGGCAACGAAGGAGTTGCTGAGGTGACTGAGGTTGGCAGTCAGGTGAAGACACTCAAAATAGGTGACTGGGTCATTCCTAAAGATGCTGGTCTTGGTGAGTGAATACATCTTCCTACCTGAAACCCGTTTATGGATGTCGCTTCTCCTTCCTGATGTTGTGATGATGAGAACCTAAGCATCTTCAAGTCTGCCGCTTCTGACTCTGCTTCTTCGTCTTTGCGTCAAAGCTGCTAAAATCACGGCGCTCTATTTTTAATAAAGTGTCTTCATGCAGGAACATGGAGGACACAAGCTGTGCTTGCAGAGGACGATCTCATCTCTTTGCCCAATGACATTCCGTTGTTAGCAGCAGCTACCCTTGGGGTTAACCCTTGTACAGCCGTCAGGATGCTCTCAGACTTTGAAGACCTCATGCCTGGTAAATCTATTGTGTAAATTTATTACATGTATTTCACGTTTAACATTTAATGAATGATGGCATatatgtaatgttttttttgttggctCCATTATATCCTAATATTCAGTGAGCAGAAGCTTGAGAGCCTGTGTTAAGGCCACGAAAATGTCATGTCTTACTTGCGTTCCAGGGGATTCAGTCATCCAAAACTCGGCCAACAGTGGAGTTGGTCAGGCTGTCATTCAGATTGCAGCAGCCAGAGGAATAAAGACTATCAACGTTGTCCGAGACAGGTGGCCTGAGAAGAGTGActtcacaatgtcatctgcttGAGTCTTCCTGCTGTCTATTAtagctttgtgtgtgtgc
This window of the Synchiropus splendidus isolate RoL2022-P1 chromosome 12, RoL_Sspl_1.0, whole genome shotgun sequence genome carries:
- the lin28aa gene encoding protein lin-28 homolog A translates to MAEGVCRTDEDEGPSTEEDSQSFHGLGVCKWFNVRMGFGFLSMTNREGLPLDEPVDVFVHQSKLHMEGFRSLKEGEAVEFTFKKSSKGLESQRVTGPGGIHCLGSERRPKGKKVQKRRSKGDRCYNCGGLDHHAKECKLPPQPKKCHFCQSIEHMVAHCPIKAQQSSPGSQGNASSVKGDEEEHSYLAPPPESCD
- the mecr gene encoding enoyl-[acyl-carrier-protein] reductase, mitochondrial, with amino-acid sequence MLLPLHRACLRSQAGRIRSGAAVYVKLFGLRDANACHFSQSAGLSAQTCKALQYTNHGDPTQVVKLQDVDVPKVRENDVLVKILAAPVNPSDINMIQGTYAILPSLPAVGGNEGVAEVTEVGSQVKTLKIGDWVIPKDAGLGTWRTQAVLAEDDLISLPNDIPLLAAATLGVNPCTAVRMLSDFEDLMPGDSVIQNSANSGVGQAVIQIAAARGIKTINVVRDRPEFTQLSDRLKAMGASHVIREEELRRPEIKELFKICPKPKLALNGVGGKSATELLRHLKVGGSMVTYGGMSKQPVAVPVSALIFKDVKIRGFWVTQWKRDHSHDEGAFRAMLDELCSLVRQGKLTAPTCTEVPLQNFRNALDAAMQPFISSKQVLVMS